The genomic window GACGGAGGGAATTGGAAAGGTTACAGAAAGAGCAGAGAGAGCgcgaggagagagaggccCATGGACCATATGCATACTCGGGCTGGGATCGGCGATGAATAACTTGGAGGGGAATCGGCAACGAATGGTTATAGTTTTAGTGTCTGAATGCATTAGAATGGGGCATGAAAGGATGATACCCGGAAATAGTTGATACCTTGGGAGTGGTGATCTGAATATACAGTCTTGTTGCTTTGTAACTGTTGATGCCTTTGCTTTTTGGTCTGTGATGCTgcagcttccaggttgtcgGGTATCGATCCCGCCCTTTTTACTCGTCCGACGTCATCTCCCCCACAAACCACCTAATCGATAAGGGAGACAGGGGTTTCCTTTCGGGTTGGGCGCCCTTTGTGTCCACGGGTGTCAGCTGCACTTCGGAAGGGTCCAGGTCCCTGCTTGCGTTGTCGGCGCAGCAACATGCATTATCAGTGACAcacccacaacaccacaacaccacaacaccgACCTCAACCTCAGTTTCTCTGCGCGAAGCTCCTGCAGCTTCTCGCACCGCTTTATTCTCCTCAAACCGGCACGTTTCCTTCCCAGGCCCGCCATATACATCATTCCGACTCAAATACTGCAGCAATGCCTAGACTAAAGGCAATTGCCCTCCACGGACTGGCGGCCGCCGTAGGCGTGTCCGCCTTTGCTGTGCAGCAAAAACCAATCCTTCATGACCAGCAGGCCCAGGCGCCTACTGGCACCCACGGCGACAAGCCACTCGTCGATTCGGAAGCTCTTCAAGACACCATCAAAGCCGACAACCTTCTCGCCCGCGCCAAACACCTCTACAAGATCGCCAAGCTGTCCGAGGACAAGTTCGGCCGTCCCACGCGTGTTATCGGAAGTCCGGGCCACGAAGGCACCATCAAGTACATACAGAAAGCCCTCAATGCCGTCAGCGACTACTACACATTTGGTCTGCAGCCTTTCTCCGCCGTGTCGGGAACCGTCTTCGAGAGCCGTCTGACCATCGACGACAAGCTGCCTTTCACCGCCTATCCTATGAGCCTGACGCCCCCGACTAAGAATAAGGAACCGGTGGACGGCAACCTGGTGCTCGTCTTGAACGAAGGCTGCAACGAAGAGGACTACCCCGAGGCTGTCTCAGGCCACATCGCTTTCATCAAGCGCGGTGTTTGCCCCTTTGGCACAAAGTCAGAGCTTGCTGGCAAGGCAGGCGCCATCGCTGCTGTGGTCTACAACTACGAAGACGCGCCTGTGGGAGGCACCCTCGGCACCCCGTCCAAAAACCACGTTGCTACCTTTGGCTTGTCTGGCAGGGAGGCCCGTCCCTACGTCGAGAGACTCGAGACGGGTAAGACGATCGCCGCCACCGCTTACATTGACGCCGTCGTGAACCAGATCGtgaccaacaacatcattGCCCAaacaaaaggaggagatcaagaaaaCTGCGTCATGCTTGGAGGCCACAGTGACTCTGTCGGGGAGGGCCCCGGCATCAATGATGACGGATCAGGAAGCCTGGCTCTGTTGGAGGTTGCTTTGAACCTGGCCAACTTCTCTGTCAACAACTGCGTGCGTTTTGCATGGTGGTCtgccgaagaggaaggcttGCTGGGCTCTGATTACTACGTTAGTGTCTTGGCTCCcgaggagaacaagaagatCCGTCTGTTCATGGACTATGACATGCTGGCCAGCCCCAACTTTGCATACCAAGTCTACGATGCTCGAGACGCGGTCAATCCAGTTGGCTCGCAAGCGCTTCGCGACCTGTACGTCGACTGGTACACCAAGCACGGACTCAACTACACCTTTATCCCCTTCGATGGACGCAGTGATTATGATGGTTTCATCCGGCACGGTATCCCCGCGGGTGGTATTGCTACCGGCGCCGAGGGCATCAAATCCAGGGCCGAGGCCCGGATGTTTGGCGGCGAGTATGGTGTTCCATACGATGTCTGCTATCATGAGCTCTGTGATGATATCCGGAATCTTAACCTCACAGCTTGGGAGATCAACACCAAGGTATGTATTGACCCACAACAACGAAAAGATGACACACGTATTAATGCTCGGCTTTAGTTGGTTGCCCACTCGGTTGCTACATTTGCTACTTCTTTTGATGGCTTCCCCAAGAGAACGCTTGACGAGGAGCAGTTGTTCGCTACCACAAACATGTATCGCGAGCAGACGAAGTATCATGGTGACAAGCTTTTTGTCTGAGCTCATTTCTTTCGCACCCTTTCCTGGGTAGGTAATTGATGCATAAGAGGAGTTTCTACAGGAGAAGGCATACATTACAATGTCATAATGTTAGTAAATAACATTAAATTTAATAGAGTGAGACTGCATTACTTGTCATATTCACCGCCTGTTTTTGATCCGGCTGCTTTGTGCTAACAGCTATGCGATTCAGAACCTGGATGGTCAGATGGAGACAAAGTTCGGCCGATAGTTGGGACTTGGACATACACTCCTGAGCCTAAATGAGAAGGTATGTAGACGAGTACTGCAGATCATGGATGAAACCGGTAGACAACACAGATGGGTGTTCTGTGGTGAAACAGTACCAGCGCGCCAGTCAACTGGACCTCCCAAAACAGGGTCTCAGCACCGAAGCGTTGGCCCGGTGGTTCGGCAAGTGTCACCAACCCAAAAAGCTGTCAAATAACAGGAAACGACGCGAATCTTAGCGCAAGACATCGATATCGGACGGTTCCACCCGAGGCTCCCCCTCACTCCCACCGGTAACAGGGTACGGTCTCGAAGGAGGGTTTTGCAGACTgtcgccaaggccaaggcacAATATTCACCATGCAAGTCAACTAAAGCGCGCTGAAGCCATGCCACAAGAGGCGTAGCTAGAATCAATCGATGTTGAACAGGTGCTAAGCAGGTTGGTCACTGGAGCTAGTCATCACGATCAATGGCGATGGGTTATCTCGCCAGGTGCTCCCGTTCAGCAGAGAGATAGGATAAGAGAATGCGGGGAGGGTAGGGGACTTAAGATTGGGGCCATGCAGCACCTGGTGATGGTCCCTGCGCCCTGCATGAGATATCAACACATGCCGAACCTTTCACCGGCATTAGGACCAATGGAGGACAGCTGTTGCCCAATCGATACGCCACAACCCTTTAACCCCCCACGCTCCCGTCCCCAAGCTTCAAGACACTGTCGACTCGTGGCACACTCTGGGCTGAAATCGATACCACAAGACGGTCAAGGCATCAGAACCCTCTCAGTCAGCCAGTTCAAGATACTAGCTAGACCTGCTAGGAGTTTTTGAAGGCCTTGCTTCTATTCCATCTTTCCCCGCCGTATGATTCCCCGGTTTTACCTTTTGGTCGGGTTTATGCCCCCAGCTGCATGCCAGTCCAATATCTGCAGGGCACTTGGGGTTGCATCTCATCTCTATCGGTGCATGGGAATTGCCAACCTCGCATTGGTCGGACTGCTACAGCAGAGTCAACATCCTCCCGCATCAGCTGCGGGAGCTTCAAGGGAGTAGCCGAGTAGAACATTCCTCCTGGCTTCGAAATCCAGTCCATCCATCCTGAATCCCCCAGAATCCCATGTTTAGCTCTCCAGGTGATTCCTGTGCACTTCCTGGAACCCCACATTCCACCTCTCAATTGCCGGTAAAGCAATAGGTGTGTAACTCTCAGCATTGCCAAAATCATATTACACTTACCACATGTTTACATATAACACAAGGGCCAAACTAAGTACCAAACGGTGCCTACCGCCCAGGGACAAACACCTCCCCAGTTCCGTCAGACGGGCATTGTTGTGTCCGACTCTCAAAGATATCAGGTTGCGCCTACATGCCACACTCAAACCACTTGGCAAGCAGCAAATAACAATGACAACCCACTGTAACAAGCCGCAAGAGATATTCTATGCATGTCAAGTCGGCCTCCAAACTGGTCTCATTGATAAGGTCCAAGTACACCCCGCGCCTGTGGTGAACCTTTTGGGCCGCCGTGTCCTGCCAAGAGATGTTTGGCGACTTTCAGATTGACCAGAGATCTACATGTCAATGTCAGGATGATCCGAGTGAACTCTTTGTACCTGCCCCTTGCAGATGTATCTGGGGTTGACAACCCCCCATCTCAGACAAGCTACCACTGCAGCCAAGGATACTTGCAGGTAGGATGGTGGGATGTGGGAAGGAAAACATCTCCACACCAAAGGCcacaccctcaaccctctcTGCGTGAGTGGACGGATAAGCCTCGGTGTGCCTGACGGGGTGAATCGTCAGATACAGGAGGAGCTTTTCAGCAGACCATGCAACTTGCCCATGTGTGGATGATGGCCCTCCTCGCTTTGTCCTGGCAGGCTGGTGATTAAGGGTATATAAGAACAAccctttctccctctccccacccATCAAACTTGctccacaaccccatcctccagtATTTGTCCTaatcccaccacccaacatgCAGATCAAGTCGCTCGCCCTCTttgccaccgccgccttggccGCTGTCAATGAGCCCTGTGTTGGTTCTGGCGGAAGAGCTGGTAGGTTCCGAGTCCTCAGTTGCCACACTGCGAAGGAGTGTAACCCAGCCCCCATACCCCTAAATGCTGACATCACGAAGGCGTCTGCGTCACCACGTCGACTTGCTCATCGTCTGGCGGCATTACAATTGATGGAGCGTGCCCGTCTGATGCTTCCAATGTCAAGTGCTGCACCAAGGCTTCGTGCCCCAACGGTTCCGCTGGCAACTGTCGTTGGGCATCGGACTGCGCAGGGAGCACACTGACTGGTCTTTGCCCGGGACCTGCGCAGATGAGAtgctgctcttcttctgccaccGGCTTCGGAGGGTATTCTGCCCCAGCTATCCCCGCCGTCGGGGCCTGCAAGGCCGTGGCTGTTGAGGGTGCCAAGAAGGTTGTCGCCGCCTTCCCCGGCAGAGTCAGACAGATTTACTGCACCCGGGCTTGCGCCTGTCCCGGTACTTCGGATCACTGCTGCGGCAAGGCGATCGATTACATGTGCTCTGATGCTGGCGGTGTAAGTGCCCCTCTGAGACTTTGGCTTCGATGTTGAGCTTGCACTGACCTGAGACTCCCGGTAGGTTCCCACCATGTCCGGCCGCCAGCTCGCTGAGTGGGCCATGAACAACCGTGCCAGCTTGAACCTCAAGTATATCATCTGGGGCCAGCGCATCTGGAGTCCTAGTGATGGTGTCAAGGCCTGGACCAGCTGGCGCGCCATGGAGGATCGTGGAGATGTCACCCAAAACCACTGGTAAGCATTAAAGTTCACTAGCCCGGGAGCCAAGTATCAATGGCaagcgaggacgaggatctAATACAGGATACAGGGACCACGTTCACATCAGCTTCAACTAGGCGGATTTCGGTCGAGTACAGTCAAATCGCATGACTTTGATATCTTTGTACCTAGCTGTCCCCATACAACCAGCCACCGCCCTCTTAGCATCAAGACCTATGGCGTGCTAGTTCAGACTTTATACATGTTCTCGTCACAATCACACTGGCTGTTCGATGCATGCGGTTTGTGAAAAGAAGGTGGGGTCAACATGCAATCATCTAGGACCACCAATAGTTGCGCCACGGCCATGCAGCCGGCGCCTAATCACAAATAAAAAGCTGATTCGTGTGCTGTTTCTGGGTGAAGGCTGCGACGCTAACCTCGACGaacaccatctccccatcGGTATCGATACCGGACCAGGTCCCAGCAGCATGGGGGCCTATCACGGGATTTGGGAGTTACACAGAGTCTTTCCACTTCCGGTCGGTACTACAGCTGCCAGCGAACAGATGTTGTAAATACCCCGCCTCTCTTCCTGAATACCGTTAGGTCCCAAGAAACTAGGCTCGGTCCGCTTTAGTTCTTACAACACAACGTATATTAATCATCACCGCCCCTGTCCAACCTGTCCTTGAACTTGTCAACTTGTCAGGCTGTCGACCTATCGACGTTGTGGATATCCTATCCCGCCAGTTTAAATAAATCTCACGATCCCCTCTCGAAATCCAGGATGGACCTCACTGATCACCCACAATCATCCAGCAAGCCAACAGGCACTGCCAACAAAATGGCTCTCAACCTCTCTTCGTTTGGGATTCTTCCACCGGGAATCCTGACCCAGCCGATACCCTTCTCACTCAACGTTTCTATGAGAGATATCCATCGCCTCTCGGCCCAAGTCGACCAGGCCAACATCGCTGTGCCTCAGTATTACAATACCCACGCGGACCCTGTCAATGGAACGTACGGGGTTTCCCGCTCCTGGCTTCTCGATGCCCAGCAAATCTGGCTCTCCGAATTTGACTGGCGCGCGCACGAGgaacaacaaaacaagtTCCCCAACTTCCGCATCAACGTCACTCTCCCGTCAGACGGACAGGTTTTCGACCTCCACTTTGCCGCCTTGTTCTCCAAGCGTGAGGATGCCgtccccatcacccttcTCCATGGCTGGCCCGGGTCCTGGATGGAGTTTCTCCCAGTCATGGAACTTTTGGTGGAGAAGTACACCGCCGACACTCTCCCCTACCACGTTGTTGTCCCGTCCATCCCTGATTACGGCCTCAGTTTCCGCCCcgaggagaccaaggagtTGACCATGGCAACCGCGGGCGAGGCCATCAACTCTCTCATGGTTCAATTGGGCTTCAATGGATACGTGGCacagggaggagatgttggcAGCTTCCTGTCACAGGTGCTGAGTCATCATGACGAGTGCAAGGCTTACCATTGTTTGTGTCCCCTATGAGCCCCTCCTGGCGTACCGTACTAATgagcaaaaaaaagtaaacatGTTTTTCATGACATCCCAACAGCAAGCCTCCGTCGCTCATCTGAATATCTCGGCCGAAGAACAAGCAAAGGTGGACTACGCTGCGGCTTGGGCCACCACCGGTAACGCCTACGCTGTCGAGCATGGAACCCGCCCTTCGACCATTTCCCTGGTGCTTCAGACCAACCCAGTTGCAATGCTAGCCTGGTACGAACATGACCCCCAAAAAATATGCTGCTTCATCGGCCTGCTTTGCTTTTGCTAACACATCTCGACACACAAGGATGGGTGAAAAGTTGATTGAATGGTCCGACAACAGAcactccccattcccatctaTCGACACCATTCTCTCGTTTGTCTCGTACTATTGGTTGACCAACTCGTATGCCCGGTCAATGTGGGCGTATTCCGAACTGACTAGCGTTGTTGGCGGTGAGCTTCCGCCATACAACCCTTCGTTGACAAAACCCATGGGCTACTCGTGCTTCCCGGTGGAGATTGCCACGCTTCCTGAATCTTGGGCTAGAGAGCTGTTCCCAAATTTGGTATTCTATGGAGTTCATGAAAAGGTATGTCGCAGCAACAGGCCGCAGTTGGTGTGAGGAGTGCTGACTTGCGACAAATGCAAAACAGGGCGGCCACTTTGCGGCACTGCAGGCCCCCGAGGCATTCTTGAGTGATATTGAGCAGTTTTTGGCGATTGTGAAGGACACTGTGTTAGGATCAGCTTAAGCTGCACATAAGCTTTCAATGACATTGCTCGGAAATAGTGGATGACCATTGGACTTGGACTGGATATATGGTGGGTAGTTACCTACTTCACAACATAATTGTAGATACACGTATGTAGTTTCATACAGTCTCATGCGTGGATGAGTTAAATGTTGCGGGGGGTTGTTCTGTTGGTTTGCCTTCATCCCCAGAGCTCTGACTTGTTGGATATGTGTCTATGGAACAAATGGCTCTTCCATCTAATCATGCAACAGGGCGAGATCTATCTTTGGCCTGCCATGCCCTCCTAACAAGCAGGGTTATTGTGTGTGATAAAGCCCAACCTCCATGGCAAAGCATTGTACTCCCCACCGGCACTTGGATCCATCCCTTGGTACATGAACCGGATATTACATGGATCAATCAGCAGCTTCTCGTCCACCGTCCCGTCCCTGATGATCTCCCCGTGACTGATGCTTTTCGTCCAGACATCCCCATCGAACTGAACATTGTTGCTTCTTGCCCATGGGTTTTGCTCCGTGTTGGCCAGCCCCTGCCATGGCCCCCTGATGGAATCTGCCGTCCAAGACCTGAACCACCGGTGACCGTCGGTTCCAATGGCTTCGACCAGCAGCAAATATTTGCCATCGGGAAGCGAATACACACACGCTGCCTCAAAAAGGTCGTTGCGATTGTCCTGCATGGCAATTACGGGTTGGCTCATGCCGTTGGGAAATTGTTCAAGGCTGGTTTCAGATCGGTAGAGCTGCCCATTGTCGTCTGATGAAAACAGATGACAGCTTGTCGAATCACAGATGACCCACATGTCAACCCAGTACCCGTCCCCAATGTTTTGTTCGATAATCTTGGGCATCCCGTCTGGATAGAAGACCTTGGGAGCAGTCCAGCCCTTGGGATTGTTGATGTCTGGGTTTGTGGAGTACGCAGCGTTTCCGTTCTGGTAAACAAGATACCAGAGTTTGTGAGGCGCGAACCAAAAGACCTGAGGAGCTGCACGATAACCGGTCCCAAGAGGGGCTTGATCCAGGTAGTAAAAAGTGGCATTAGGCGCATCGGCCCAGTCGGCAAAGGTAAAGTAAACCAGGTTGTAGCCAGCGGACTGAGCGGTAGAAGCAAATACGTGGTGGGTTCCGTTGATCAGGATGATAGTTGGGTCTTTGATTCCGGCGATCCCGCGACCGTCGTTCTTGGGGCCGACAAGAGGTCCAGTGGAGGTCCACTGCCATGTTGTGGGCAGGTCACTGGGAGGTTGGTTTGACAGCTGGACAATGGAGACATCTGGCCCAGCTGGcagggaagaaggaagagcagTAGCAGAGGCCCATAAACAGGCGAAGAGAACGGAAGGGCGCATGCTGCCTAGCTGTGTAGAAAGGTACCTATCTAGACACGGGGCTGGCGGCGAAAGAAGCTGACGAACTGAGCCTTTCGTCGACTTCGAAAGCGGACAGTCTTTTAAGAAAGAATGTTTGGAAGCCAAAACATAGACCGGGGTCAAGCTTAACATTCGTGTCAAATACTTGGTTCGCTAGCAATACAACTTGAGCTATGATCGCCAAGGCTGAACATTAAATACAATCCCGCCCTTGAAAATCAGCATGCAATATAATATACCCAGTCTCACTCTAGTGCTATGCAGCCTCCTCATCTGATTCCGAAGTTCGGGTTTTCTACCTGATATCAACCATGATCGCAAAAGTCGGGCATGAATGTAACCTTGCCAGGTTCAACAGTGCTGGCAAAAGGCAAGGTACCGATCTGGTCAATAAGGGAAGTAGCCGAGAACAACTACACAAATTAATTCCGCCTATAGTTGATGAGAAATCATAGTTAAGGTAGTGGCGCCCCAATCGGTCATTTGATGGTGCAACGGATCTACTTGCCTGATGGCCCAAAAGGCTGGGGTACCTTGAAAGCAATGTAACTCTGATCCCACTCCATCGTTCATTGGTGCGCGTCAATGTTCAAGCCAGGGCTCGTAGGTACTATATTCTCGGCATCACTGCCAATATACCTTCTTCTACCCATTCAACCGAGGGCGAAGAGTGTATGTGTAACTGTTACAATGCGGATGATCATTGGAGAGACCGGGGAATTGCCTTTCCGTCAAGGTATCTCTTCATGTCGTGCAACTGAAGGCTATTTGAAAGAGCCATCTGCTCCTGCAGACCATGGCTATCTATCATGTGTCTCAAACTGCGACCGCTTCCAAGTAAACGAAGTACGATATGAGGCTTTTTTGGAAGCGAAGCGGCATCGTGGCGTCGTTGATCGCCTTTTCGTCCTTTCTATTGCTAGCCGCCCCAGTAACAGCCCAGGCTTCATCGACTACCACCTCGTCGCCCGCAGTCAGCTATGTAAACACACTGGCTAACCAACGAGCCGATCCCCACATTTTTAAACACACGGATGGATGGTACTACTTCACCGCCACAGTTCCTGCCTTTGATAGGATCATCCTCCGTCGTGCTCAGTCCATCCAGGCTCTGGGTGATGCAGCGGAGACTAcagtttggaggaggaagtcgtCTGGTGTTGGAAGTGGTCAGGTCTGGGCACCCGAGATACGTATGTCGCGCACTAGTCAAGGATCAGAATATACACTTACCAGTGAGGGCCCCCCTAGACTTCATCGACGGAAAATGGTATATCTACGTCGCTTTGGGTGTAGCAAATGAATGGCGCATTCGAGCTTATGTTCTTGAAGCGTCTGGTGCTAACCCCCTGACATCAACATGGATCGAAAAGGGGATTATCAAGACCAACTGGTGAGCCATGATGATCTTTGTTGCTTCTCTTTGAAACAGATGAATTGATGAATCGCAGGGACACCTTCTCGCTCGACGCAACAACCTTCACCGTCAACTCCACGCGTTATCTTGTCTGGGCCCAGCAAGACCCGTCCCGGTCCGGCGAGAACTCATCTCTCTTCATCGCACCTCTGCAGAACCCATGGACTATCCGGGGCACCGCCGTCGCCATCTCTCATCCCGACCTCGCCTGGGAACGGATAGGGTACAAAGTCAATGAGGGAGCGTCCGTCATCCAACGGAATGGCAGAATCTTCATGACCTACTCCGCCTCAGCCACGGATCACAACTATTGCATGGGCCTTTTAAGCGCGTCCGCAACTGCCAATCTCATGAACCCAGCATCGTGGACAAAGAGCAGGACGCCCGTCTTTGTGAGCAACGCCAACACGAACCAATGGGGTCCAGGACACAACAGCTTCACGCTATCAGAGGATGGAAAGAGTGACTTGATGGTATATCATGACAGGGGTTACAAGGATATCAACGGAGACCCGCTCAACGACCCCAATCGGCGGACGAGGGTGCAAAAGGTGTATTGGAAGGCCGACGGAACACCGGACTTTGGCATCCCGGTGCCGGATGGAAACACGCCGGTCAGACTGAGGTCGGCCGTCCCATCTGGACTGTTCCTCAGATTTTACACTGGGAACAGCGTGCCGAGCGGCTCGGTCGCCCTGGAAGATACTCAGTTCCGCATTGTCAATCCCGGGTTGTCGGGTAATGGCACCATCAGCTTGGAGTCCACGAGTAATCCAGGGGTCTACCTTCGCCGGTTGAATGGAAGCCAGGTTCAGTTTGAAGCAGGTCGGAATCTGAACACTGCAGCAAGCAAGGCATCAGCGAGCTTCAACAGGCGCTCTGGACTGGCCAACGGATCCGGGATTTCTCTCGAGGCGTCCGATGCAGGAGGCCAGTATTTACGCTTGCAAGCAGGTGGAACGTTGGTGGTTTCGGCGGCGAGCAGCACAACAGACCAAGAACAAGCGACCTTCTATCTCGAGTAAAACGTCGCCAACTGCATCCCAGTTGTGGTCCATCGGACCATGACTGTTATCAGACGTTAACCCAAGCAGGAAAACTTTCTCCATCATGCAAGTCGGCCGGCCCCACTTCCCCGCATTCCGGCACCGGCCTCCGCCGGTTGCGGCCGGCTTGGGTGGGACGGAACAGAGGGAGCGGCAAGCAACGGCTCAGAGTGGGCCTTTCGGCGATCGACACCACTGCTTTGATAGCCCTTGGCACATCTTCATGTATTGTTTCGTCAAACCCCCAGATCTAGGTATTCTATGAACCACGAATGAAGCTCACTCATGGTTGGGATTATTTGTCAAAAAAGTCTGTTCTGAAGACCGGCCATCATGAATGTGTGATGTTTCGAGGGTTGGAGAAAGGATGAGGTTAAGTCATGCTAGATCGACCGAGCGGTGCAGCTTGACCTCGGAAAGCGGGGACGGTACCAAAGCTCAACGGATTATCAAGGGTAAACATGTAGCCTACCAAAGATAGGAACATTAAATGGACATCAGTATGAGGGATCTGTGTTATGTAACAGGATCCTCGAGCAAACAGAAAACCAAAAGAGCGGCTTCATGGTTTGGTCACTTGATAAGACGGATGGACGTCA from Podospora pseudoanserina strain CBS 124.78 chromosome 7 map unlocalized CBS124.78p_7.2, whole genome shotgun sequence includes these protein-coding regions:
- the APE3 gene encoding Aminopeptidase Y (MEROPS:MER0001288; COG:O; EggNog:ENOG503NV3A), which translates into the protein MPRLKAIALHGLAAAVGVSAFAVQQKPILHDQQAQAPTGTHGDKPLVDSEALQDTIKADNLLARAKHLYKIAKLSEDKFGRPTRVIGSPGHEGTIKYIQKALNAVSDYYTFGLQPFSAVSGTVFESRLTIDDKLPFTAYPMSLTPPTKNKEPVDGNLVLVLNEGCNEEDYPEAVSGHIAFIKRGVCPFGTKSELAGKAGAIAAVVYNYEDAPVGGTLGTPSKNHVATFGLSGREARPYVERLETGKTIAATAYIDAVVNQIVTNNIIAQTKGGDQENCVMLGGHSDSVGEGPGINDDGSGSLALLEVALNLANFSVNNCVRFAWWSAEEEGLLGSDYYVSVLAPEENKKIRLFMDYDMLASPNFAYQVYDARDAVNPVGSQALRDLYVDWYTKHGLNYTFIPFDGRSDYDGFIRHGIPAGGIATGAEGIKSRAEARMFGGEYGVPYDVCYHELCDDIRNLNLTAWEINTKLVAHSVATFATSFDGFPKRTLDEEQLFATTNMYREQTKYHGDKLFV
- a CDS encoding uncharacterized protein (EggNog:ENOG503P2RE); the protein is MQIKSLALFATAALAAVNEPCVGSGGRAGVCVTTSTCSSSGGITIDGACPSDASNVKCCTKASCPNGSAGNCRWASDCAGSTLTGLCPGPAQMRCCSSSATGFGGYSAPAIPAVGACKAVAVEGAKKVVAAFPGRVRQIYCTRACACPGTSDHCCGKAIDYMCSDAGGVPTMSGRQLAEWAMNNRASLNLKYIIWGQRIWSPSDGVKAWTSWRAMEDRGDVTQNHW
- a CDS encoding uncharacterized protein (EggNog:ENOG503Q35C; MEROPS:MER0000432; COG:S); this encodes MDLTDHPQSSSKPTGTANKMALNLSSFGILPPGILTQPIPFSLNVSMRDIHRLSAQVDQANIAVPQYYNTHADPVNGTYGVSRSWLLDAQQIWLSEFDWRAHEEQQNKFPNFRINVTLPSDGQVFDLHFAALFSKREDAVPITLLHGWPGSWMEFLPVMELLVEKYTADTLPYHVVVPSIPDYGLSFRPEETKELTMATAGEAINSLMVQLGFNGYVAQGGDVGSFLSQVLSHHDECKAYHLNMFFMTSQQQASVAHLNISAEEQAKVDYAAAWATTGNAYAVEHGTRPSTISLVLQTNPVAMLAWMGEKLIEWSDNRHSPFPSIDTILSFVSYYWLTNSYARSMWAYSELTSVVGGELPPYNPSLTKPMGYSCFPVEIATLPESWARELFPNLVFYGVHEKGGHFAALQAPEAFLSDIEQFLAIVKDTVLGSA
- a CDS encoding uncharacterized protein (CAZy:GH62; COG:G; EggNog:ENOG503NX3A) yields the protein MRPSVLFACLWASATALPSSLPAGPDVSIVQLSNQPPSDLPTTWQWTSTGPLVGPKNDGRGIAGIKDPTIILINGTHHVFASTAQSAGYNLVYFTFADWADAPNATFYYLDQAPLGTGYRAAPQVFWFAPHKLWYLVYQNGNAAYSTNPDINNPKGWTAPKVFYPDGMPKIIEQNIGDGYWVDMWVICDSTSCHLFSSDDNGQLYRSETSLEQFPNGMSQPVIAMQDNRNDLFEAACVYSLPDGKYLLLVEAIGTDGHRWFRSWTADSIRGPWQGLANTEQNPWARSNNVQFDGDVWTKSISHGEIIRDGTVDEKLLIDPCNIRFMYQGMDPSAGGEYNALPWRLGFITHNNPAC
- a CDS encoding uncharacterized protein (CAZy:GH43; COG:G; EggNog:ENOG503PAKC); the encoded protein is MRLFWKRSGIVASLIAFSSFLLLAAPVTAQASSTTTSSPAVSYVNTLANQRADPHIFKHTDGWYYFTATVPAFDRIILRRAQSIQALGDAAETTVWRRKSSGVGSGQVWAPEIHFIDGKWYIYVALGVANEWRIRAYVLEASGANPLTSTWIEKGIIKTNWDTFSLDATTFTVNSTRYLVWAQQDPSRSGENSSLFIAPLQNPWTIRGTAVAISHPDLAWERIGYKVNEGASVIQRNGRIFMTYSASATDHNYCMGLLSASATANLMNPASWTKSRTPVFVSNANTNQWGPGHNSFTLSEDGKSDLMVYHDRGYKDINGDPLNDPNRRTRVQKVYWKADGTPDFGIPVPDGNTPVRLRSAVPSGLFLRFYTGNSVPSGSVALEDTQFRIVNPGLSGNGTISLESTSNPGVYLRRLNGSQVQFEAGRNLNTAASKASASFNRRSGLANGSGISLEASDAGGQYLRLQAGGTLVVSAASSTTDQEQATFYLE